From Salinibacterium sp. ZJ450, one genomic window encodes:
- a CDS encoding M13 family metallopeptidase, giving the protein MTLSSGINTSELDPAIRPQDDLFRHVNGKWISRTTIPSDKARYGSFYLLAEEAEQAVRDIITDSQSAEPGSEPRKIGDLFTSFMDDERIEQLGTAPIQPLLASIDGIDSVQSLLATIGRLERAGTTGFFQLFVDNDPGNPERYLVFVEQGGLGLPDESYYREDKFSDIRSSYQQLISKMFGLVGVDDGAARAQRVFELETEFASHHWDNVHSRDSQATYNPMAWHDVPGAETFGGWLAALDVPAGSFDEVVVRQPSFAEGLARVFSDDRLDAWRDWLRWQIIRSNAAYLTKEIVETNFDFYGKTLSGTPELRARWKRGVSLVEGALGEAVGKVYVDRHFKPTAKTAMDELVGNLVEAYRQSITTLDWMTEQTRARALDKLDKFTPKIGYPVKWRDYSTLAIDASDLIGNVRATSEFEFQRELGKIGKPIDRDEWFMTPQTINAYYNPGFNEIVFPAAILQFPFFDETRDAAANYGAIGAVIGHEIGHGFDDQGSRYDGDGRLLDWWTEADRAAFEQRTASLIEQYNALSPDQLPDHTVNGALTIGENIGDLGGLSIAWKAYLLSLHGEEPAVVDGMTGAERFFLSWAQAWQVKLRDEEALRLLSIDSHSPNEFRCNQIVRNINEFYSTFSVTEADALWLDPAERVTIW; this is encoded by the coding sequence ATGACGCTGTCCTCCGGTATTAACACCTCAGAGCTCGACCCCGCGATCCGCCCCCAGGACGACCTGTTCCGGCACGTCAACGGCAAATGGATCAGCCGAACCACAATCCCCAGCGACAAGGCACGGTATGGCTCGTTCTACCTGCTCGCCGAGGAGGCGGAGCAGGCGGTGCGCGACATCATCACCGACTCGCAGTCGGCCGAACCCGGCTCAGAGCCGCGCAAGATCGGCGACCTGTTCACGAGCTTCATGGACGACGAGCGCATCGAACAGCTGGGCACCGCCCCGATCCAGCCGCTGCTGGCATCCATTGACGGCATCGACTCCGTCCAGTCCCTGCTGGCGACGATCGGCCGGTTGGAGCGGGCGGGCACCACGGGTTTCTTCCAGCTGTTCGTCGATAACGACCCGGGCAACCCGGAGCGGTACCTGGTCTTCGTGGAACAGGGCGGACTCGGGCTCCCAGACGAGTCGTACTACCGCGAAGACAAGTTCAGCGACATCCGTTCGTCGTATCAGCAGCTGATCAGCAAGATGTTCGGCCTGGTCGGCGTCGACGACGGCGCCGCCCGCGCCCAGCGCGTGTTCGAGCTGGAGACCGAGTTCGCCAGTCACCACTGGGACAACGTGCACTCCCGTGACAGCCAGGCCACATACAACCCGATGGCCTGGCACGACGTGCCCGGTGCCGAGACCTTCGGCGGCTGGCTCGCCGCGCTCGACGTTCCGGCCGGCTCGTTCGACGAGGTCGTGGTGCGTCAGCCCAGCTTCGCTGAGGGCCTGGCGCGGGTGTTCTCCGACGACCGGCTCGACGCCTGGCGCGACTGGCTGCGCTGGCAGATCATCCGGTCGAACGCGGCATACCTGACCAAGGAGATCGTCGAGACCAACTTCGACTTCTACGGCAAGACGCTGTCCGGCACCCCGGAGCTGCGAGCACGCTGGAAGCGCGGCGTCTCACTGGTCGAGGGCGCACTCGGTGAGGCGGTCGGCAAGGTGTACGTGGATCGGCACTTCAAGCCGACCGCGAAGACCGCGATGGATGAGCTCGTCGGCAACCTGGTCGAGGCGTACCGGCAGAGCATCACCACCCTCGACTGGATGACCGAACAGACCCGGGCGCGCGCGCTCGACAAGCTCGACAAGTTCACGCCGAAGATCGGGTACCCGGTGAAGTGGCGCGACTACTCGACCCTGGCGATCGACGCCAGCGACCTGATCGGCAACGTGCGCGCGACCAGCGAGTTCGAGTTCCAGCGCGAGCTCGGCAAGATCGGCAAGCCGATCGACCGCGACGAGTGGTTCATGACCCCGCAGACGATCAACGCGTATTACAACCCCGGCTTCAACGAGATCGTCTTTCCCGCAGCGATCCTGCAGTTCCCGTTCTTCGACGAGACACGGGATGCCGCGGCCAATTACGGCGCCATCGGTGCGGTGATCGGGCACGAGATCGGTCACGGGTTCGATGATCAGGGCTCCCGCTACGACGGCGACGGCCGGCTGCTCGACTGGTGGACCGAAGCCGACCGCGCCGCGTTCGAGCAGCGCACCGCCTCGCTGATCGAGCAGTACAACGCGCTATCGCCGGACCAGCTGCCCGACCACACCGTCAACGGGGCACTCACCATCGGCGAGAACATCGGCGACCTCGGCGGACTGTCGATCGCCTGGAAGGCGTACCTGCTGTCGCTACACGGCGAGGAACCCGCCGTGGTCGACGGCATGACCGGCGCCGAGCGGTTCTTCCTGTCCTGGGCCCAGGCCTGGCAGGTGAAGCTGCGCGACGAGGAGGCACTGCGACTGCTCTCCATCGACTCGCACTCGCCGAACGAGTTCCGCTGCAACCAGATCGTTCGCAACATCAACGAGTTCTACAGCACCTTCTCGGTCACTGAGGCTGACGCGCTGTGGCTCGACCCTGCCGAGAGGGTGACGATCTGGTAG
- a CDS encoding sensor histidine kinase, with translation MTGVTPTRGTAAPPHGARYIRIVRVLSVGLGASGVVFIALAIPSITTQLPVLQPWFGLLALLVTPVLPVALSILSRRLPVGVLKVLAGCIGIGYLVVLVLWMPAMTPPALPSGESPWVLGFLALPTVAAAIAWRPAIAWAYVGVASAALGLLRFFASGGSALVVALQDTLYGAMFSAIMTALAIAMINASARLDVAAAAARAETANAAAAAARERQRARVDGLLHDSVFTALLMTAESAVPPPASASHARQTLAELDRLKAHDAAGVPIDAPDFAALQTETIRQIAPDTALSVQTDATAEVHGDAALALGEALTEALRNSVRHAPLARRSVQITATERGVRILVDDNGPGFDPAAVPSNRLGIAISIIERMRSVAGGDAAVRSTPAGGTRVILQWSRS, from the coding sequence GTGACGGGGGTGACCCCGACGCGCGGTACTGCCGCGCCGCCGCACGGGGCTCGCTACATACGCATCGTGCGCGTGCTGTCGGTGGGTCTCGGGGCATCCGGCGTGGTGTTCATCGCCCTCGCCATCCCGTCCATCACCACCCAGTTGCCCGTGCTACAGCCCTGGTTCGGTCTGCTTGCGCTGCTGGTGACGCCGGTGCTTCCCGTGGCACTCAGCATCCTGTCCCGGCGGCTACCGGTCGGCGTACTGAAGGTACTGGCCGGATGCATCGGCATCGGCTACCTCGTCGTGCTGGTTCTCTGGATGCCCGCCATGACACCGCCCGCCCTGCCGTCCGGCGAGTCACCGTGGGTGCTCGGGTTCCTCGCTCTGCCCACCGTCGCCGCCGCGATCGCCTGGCGGCCGGCGATCGCCTGGGCGTACGTCGGCGTCGCCAGCGCGGCCCTCGGGCTGCTGCGCTTCTTCGCGTCCGGGGGCAGCGCCCTGGTTGTCGCGCTGCAGGACACCCTGTACGGGGCGATGTTCTCCGCGATCATGACGGCGCTGGCCATCGCCATGATCAACGCCAGCGCGCGGCTCGATGTCGCGGCGGCCGCGGCACGCGCCGAGACCGCGAACGCCGCGGCGGCCGCGGCACGGGAGCGACAGCGCGCCCGCGTCGACGGCCTGCTGCACGACTCCGTGTTCACCGCCCTGTTGATGACTGCCGAGTCGGCGGTGCCCCCGCCCGCGTCGGCATCGCACGCTCGCCAGACCCTCGCCGAGCTCGACCGGCTGAAAGCCCACGACGCCGCCGGGGTGCCCATCGACGCCCCCGATTTCGCCGCGCTGCAAACCGAGACGATCAGGCAGATCGCCCCGGACACGGCACTCAGTGTGCAAACGGATGCCACAGCTGAGGTGCACGGCGACGCCGCCCTGGCACTCGGTGAGGCGCTCACCGAAGCGCTGCGCAACAGCGTGCGGCACGCGCCGCTCGCCCGACGGTCGGTGCAGATCACGGCAACCGAACGGGGCGTCCGAATCCTCGTCGACGACAACGGCCCCGGCTTCGACCCCGCCGCGGTCCCCTCCAACCGGCTCGGCATCGCGATCAGCATCATCGAGCGGATGCGCTCGGTCGCGGGCGGCGACGCCGCCGTTCGCTCCACGCCGGCCGGCGGAACTCGGGTCATCCTGCAGTGGAGCAGGTCATGA
- a CDS encoding serine hydrolase — MARPCREGDDLVDATPLRQRRDRTRAEHAPRHRAPGDVENFARSFGALGDIAYQGAQVSASVIDLDNSRNLVAIDDRIALPTASVGKVLLLIEVSAQLSDGSLQPFATVDKHAVGPVGDSGVWQHLQVPALPVLDVASLVGATSDNLATNVLLEHVGLEAVRRRTDALGLARTALLDLVRDSRGPDDAPQLSIGSAAELSWLFAALARGQIIDSVTSNRVIGWLSLNTDLSLVASAFGLDPLAHRATDHGTLLINKTGTDVGVRSEAGVLRGTRAGVSYALTVQFDDASLPARLQVLDAMRSFGTDLLEYVH, encoded by the coding sequence GTGGCTCGACCCTGCCGAGAGGGTGACGATCTGGTAGACGCAACCCCTCTCAGACAACGGCGGGATCGGACGCGTGCGGAGCACGCGCCGCGGCACCGCGCGCCCGGTGACGTCGAGAACTTCGCCAGAAGCTTCGGCGCGCTCGGCGACATCGCCTATCAGGGCGCCCAGGTGTCGGCGAGCGTCATCGACCTCGACAACTCTCGAAACCTGGTGGCGATCGATGACCGCATCGCCCTGCCGACGGCGAGCGTGGGCAAGGTGCTACTGCTGATCGAGGTGTCCGCGCAACTGTCCGACGGCTCGTTGCAGCCGTTCGCGACCGTCGACAAGCACGCCGTCGGGCCGGTGGGCGACTCCGGGGTGTGGCAGCACCTGCAGGTTCCGGCACTGCCGGTGCTGGATGTCGCGAGCCTGGTGGGCGCGACCAGCGACAACCTCGCCACCAACGTGCTGCTCGAGCACGTGGGCCTCGAGGCGGTGCGCCGTCGCACCGACGCGCTCGGCCTGGCCCGCACCGCCCTGCTCGACCTGGTGCGCGACAGCCGTGGCCCCGACGATGCGCCGCAGCTCTCGATCGGCTCGGCGGCGGAACTGTCCTGGTTGTTCGCCGCGCTCGCCCGCGGCCAGATCATCGACTCGGTCACCAGCAACCGGGTGATCGGCTGGCTCTCGCTGAACACCGACCTGTCGCTGGTGGCCTCCGCATTCGGCCTCGACCCGCTGGCACACCGCGCCACCGACCACGGCACGCTGCTGATCAACAAGACCGGAACGGATGTCGGCGTGCGCTCCGAGGCCGGCGTGCTGCGCGGGACGCGGGCGGGTGTCTCCTACGCACTGACCGTGCAGTTCGACGACGCGAGTCTGCCCGCACGGCTGCAGGTGCTCGACGCGATGCGCTCATTCGGCACGGACCTGCTGGAGTACGTGCACTGA
- a CDS encoding MATE family efflux transporter produces MPLLKNPLDRDILRLALPALGALIAEPLFLLTDTALVGHLGENALAGLGIASIVLQTALGLLVFLAYATTPAVARRLGAGDTPGAIRAGIDGLWLAVIVGALLVMIGAPSVEPIVTAFGSTDAVNQAATTYLAISLWGMPAMLLVLAATGLLRGLQDTRTPLVVATVGFAANAGLNALFIYGFGWGIAGSAMGTVLAQWGMAAVYLVIAVRAARATAVSLRPGLAGVTGAASSGGWLLLRTLSLRIAMLATVVVATGLGVEELATMQIALTLFSTAAFALDALAIAGQAMIGHGLGASDVDRVRAITTRLIQLGILAGLAIGAVIALTSGVIGPVFTSDAAIHQSLSVVLLVMAVGVPLAGYVFVLDGVLIGAGDAKYLALTGILNLVAYLPMLGVLAWLQPTGDSALVWLWLAFGLGYIGARALTLGLRARSPHWILTGA; encoded by the coding sequence ATGCCGCTCCTGAAGAACCCCCTCGACCGCGACATCCTGCGTCTGGCACTGCCGGCCCTCGGCGCGCTGATCGCGGAACCGTTGTTCCTGCTCACCGACACCGCGCTGGTCGGCCATCTCGGCGAGAACGCGCTGGCCGGGCTCGGCATCGCGAGCATTGTGCTGCAGACCGCCCTCGGCCTGCTCGTCTTTCTCGCCTATGCCACCACTCCTGCCGTGGCGAGACGGCTCGGCGCGGGCGACACTCCCGGTGCGATCCGGGCGGGCATCGACGGCCTGTGGCTCGCGGTGATCGTCGGCGCGCTGCTCGTGATGATCGGTGCACCGAGCGTGGAACCGATCGTCACCGCGTTCGGGTCGACGGATGCCGTGAACCAGGCGGCCACCACCTACCTGGCCATCTCGCTCTGGGGCATGCCCGCGATGCTGCTGGTGCTCGCCGCCACCGGCCTGCTGCGCGGCCTCCAAGACACCCGCACCCCGCTCGTCGTCGCCACCGTCGGGTTCGCCGCGAACGCCGGGCTCAACGCGCTGTTCATCTACGGGTTCGGCTGGGGCATCGCCGGCTCGGCGATGGGAACCGTTCTCGCGCAGTGGGGCATGGCCGCCGTGTACCTGGTGATCGCGGTGCGCGCCGCCCGTGCCACCGCGGTGTCGCTGCGGCCGGGCCTTGCCGGTGTCACCGGGGCCGCCAGCTCGGGCGGCTGGCTGCTGTTGCGCACGCTGTCGCTGCGCATCGCCATGCTCGCCACCGTGGTCGTCGCCACCGGCCTCGGCGTCGAAGAACTCGCCACGATGCAGATCGCCCTCACCCTGTTCTCCACCGCGGCATTCGCCCTGGACGCTCTGGCCATCGCCGGGCAGGCGATGATCGGCCACGGGCTGGGCGCCTCCGACGTCGACCGAGTGCGGGCGATCACCACCCGCCTGATCCAGCTCGGCATCCTCGCCGGGCTCGCCATCGGTGCCGTGATCGCGCTCACCAGCGGGGTCATCGGCCCGGTGTTCACCTCGGATGCCGCGATCCACCAGTCGCTGTCGGTGGTGCTGCTGGTGATGGCGGTGGGCGTGCCCCTCGCCGGCTACGTGTTCGTGCTGGACGGGGTGCTGATCGGTGCCGGCGATGCCAAATACCTTGCGCTCACCGGCATCCTCAACCTGGTCGCGTACCTGCCGATGCTCGGCGTGCTGGCCTGGCTGCAGCCCACCGGCGACAGTGCGCTTGTCTGGCTGTGGCTCGCGTTCGGCCTCGGTTACATCGGCGCCCGCGCGCTGACGCTCGGGCTGCGCGCCCGCAGCCCGCACTGGATCCTCACCGGCGCCTGA
- a CDS encoding MFS transporter translates to MTEQPSHRRGSAGGLTRGQLTAWRNALFVIFGLSGLGMASWMARVPAVRDVLGASTAEMGWLIFGLSAGSILGLTASGHIVATFGARSTMAAATALGAAGLALTGLVVTLTANFWLAFAGLAILGIGMAVCDVAMNVSGAANERALGRTVMPIYHAFFSFGTMIGAALGGLAELADLPLATHIGSVALVMAIGAVIAARYAHSEHVIGPGQTAPPPTTWRERLGVWRHSRTLLIGVIVLGMAFAEGSANDWLALAMVDGHGVDNATGAFVFGVFVTAMTVGRIVGVKVLDRYGRVPVLRGSAVLASVGLLIVILVPNAWVAGFGVVLWGLGSALGFPVGMSAAADDPRTAAATVSAVATVGYCAFLVGPPVIGFLGEQVGLLSALLVVLVLVAAAGAVAGAAREPADPR, encoded by the coding sequence ATGACCGAACAACCCTCGCACCGCCGCGGCTCAGCTGGTGGCCTCACCAGAGGCCAGCTGACCGCCTGGCGAAACGCCCTGTTCGTGATCTTTGGGCTGTCCGGGCTCGGCATGGCCAGTTGGATGGCCAGGGTGCCCGCCGTGCGCGATGTGCTCGGTGCGTCGACCGCCGAGATGGGCTGGCTGATCTTCGGACTGTCTGCGGGGTCGATCCTGGGACTCACGGCATCCGGTCACATCGTCGCCACCTTCGGGGCTCGCTCCACCATGGCCGCGGCCACCGCACTCGGCGCGGCGGGCCTCGCGCTGACCGGCCTGGTCGTCACCCTGACCGCCAACTTCTGGCTCGCCTTCGCCGGGCTCGCCATCCTCGGTATCGGCATGGCAGTCTGCGACGTGGCGATGAACGTGTCTGGTGCCGCCAACGAACGGGCCCTGGGCCGCACCGTGATGCCGATCTATCACGCGTTCTTCAGCTTCGGCACCATGATCGGCGCCGCCCTCGGCGGACTGGCCGAACTGGCCGACCTTCCCCTCGCCACGCACATCGGCAGCGTCGCCTTGGTGATGGCGATCGGTGCGGTGATCGCCGCCCGCTACGCGCACTCCGAGCACGTGATCGGGCCAGGGCAGACGGCGCCGCCGCCGACCACCTGGCGGGAGCGGCTCGGCGTCTGGCGGCACTCGCGCACTCTGCTGATCGGCGTGATCGTGCTCGGGATGGCGTTCGCTGAGGGCTCCGCGAACGACTGGCTGGCACTGGCCATGGTCGACGGGCACGGCGTCGACAATGCCACCGGGGCGTTCGTGTTCGGGGTGTTCGTGACGGCGATGACCGTCGGCAGGATCGTCGGGGTCAAGGTGCTCGACCGGTACGGCCGGGTGCCGGTGCTGCGCGGCTCGGCCGTGCTCGCCTCGGTCGGCCTGCTGATCGTGATCCTGGTGCCGAACGCCTGGGTCGCCGGATTCGGCGTGGTGCTCTGGGGGCTCGGCTCGGCGCTCGGCTTCCCGGTGGGCATGTCCGCCGCCGCAGACGACCCGCGTACCGCAGCGGCCACCGTCAGCGCGGTCGCCACGGTCGGCTACTGCGCGTTTCTGGTCGGGCCCCCGGTGATCGGCTTCCTCGGCGAACAGGTGGGCCTGCTGAGCGCTCTGCTGGTGGTGCTGGTGCTGGTCGCCGCGGCCGGGGCGGTGGCGGGGGCCGCGCGGGAACCCGCCGACCCGCGGTAA
- a CDS encoding response regulator, producing MVDRRCEIAIVDDHEIVCLAFRQAFEGVVGIDVVGSARTVAELLKRHPHPDLVVLDLRLADASTPDDNVAALNAAGAEVLIYTAGDDAHMIRRAARAGALAVLRKSQPLATLVDAVERVARGELVVSTDWAAAIDGDPELAGALLSPREEEVLALYASGLKTHSVASQTGIAVDTVEDYVRRIRAKYARAGRAAPTKIDLYKRAVEDGLLPTPHA from the coding sequence ATGGTCGATCGTCGATGCGAGATCGCGATAGTCGATGACCACGAAATCGTCTGCCTCGCCTTCCGTCAGGCGTTTGAGGGCGTGGTGGGCATCGACGTCGTGGGCAGCGCCCGCACCGTCGCCGAACTGCTGAAGCGGCATCCCCACCCGGATCTCGTCGTGCTCGACCTTCGGTTGGCCGATGCGTCAACGCCGGACGACAACGTGGCGGCGCTGAACGCCGCGGGCGCGGAGGTGCTGATTTACACGGCGGGCGACGACGCGCACATGATCCGGCGGGCGGCCAGGGCCGGCGCACTGGCGGTGCTGCGCAAGTCACAGCCCTTGGCCACGCTGGTCGATGCCGTTGAGCGGGTCGCCCGCGGCGAACTCGTGGTGTCCACCGACTGGGCGGCGGCGATCGACGGCGACCCGGAGCTCGCCGGCGCACTGCTCAGCCCGCGGGAAGAGGAAGTGCTCGCGCTCTACGCGTCGGGCCTGAAAACGCACAGCGTGGCGTCGCAGACCGGCATTGCCGTGGACACCGTCGAGGACTACGTGCGGCGAATCCGGGCCAAGTACGCCAGAGCCGGGCGGGCGGCGCCGACCAAGATCGACCTGTACAAGCGCGCCGTCGAAGACGGCCTGTTGCCCACACCGCACGCGTGA